In the Artemia franciscana chromosome 1, ASM3288406v1, whole genome shotgun sequence genome, one interval contains:
- the LOC136030767 gene encoding uncharacterized protein LOC136030767, translated as MPNEAEGMKLAVYAVLELKLSQRAAAKKYEIPETTLRRYVNKARNASDDKKLTLKFEPNYQVRQVLTDELEQQLHDYLIKACKMHHGLTRLNVRQFAFEIAKMNQLKVSSTWHEKKMTGKDWYYSYMKRFPDLSIRKAEGTSLARATAFNRTTVNEFYDNLETVMNKFKFQPSDIYNLDETGATTVQRPPNVIAPKGHKQVDQVTSAERGELTTVCCTINAQGNFLPPYFLFPRKRFGSQLMNGAPPGSGGSGSAKGWMTSDIFLLVLEHVVKHARCTKERPILLIEDNHSSHVSIQAIQYCKDNGIVVLTLPPHTSGKLQPLDRTVYKSFKNYYNIACNDWMVSNPGQTIGISIIAQLVGKAFQLSFTQKNIVSGFAATGIFPFNRLLFIDDDFLASAVTDRPDPNPSAAPEAEEVEQELNSHNEAGPSSASPSAASPTAITPEAVRPYPRAPPRKLPEGARKRKKTIIATDTPVKDALEKEFMEREAKKKAKTSKINPKTKKAVVEKPVPKKQDVQPKKKGSAVGHFAKFDRNFKRNSHVKTLFSDSSSDDDFGDSTVALETTT; from the coding sequence ATGCCTAATGAAGCAGAGGGTATGAAGCTTGCCGTGTACGCGGTATTGGAATTGAAGCTTTCACAACGGGCTGCTGCCAAAAAATACGAGATCCCAGAGACAACACTCCGTCGATATGTAAATAAGGCTCGCAATGCGTCGGacgataaaaagctgacttTAAAATTTGAGCCGAATTACCAAGTCCGTCAAGTGTTAACTGATGAACTTGAACAGCAACTTCACGATTATTTGATAAAGGCATGCAAAATGCACCATGGTCTGACACGGCTCAACGTCCGCCAATTCGCTTTCGAAATTGCAAAGATGAACCAATTGAAGGTGTCATCAACATGGCATGAGAAAAAGATGACGGGGAAAGACTGGTATTACAGTTACATGAAACGCTTCCCAGACCTGTCTATCCGCAAAGCGGAGGGAACAAGCTTGGCCAGAGCCACGGCATTCAACAGAACAACTGTAAACGAGTTCTATGACAACTTGGAGACTGTTATGAATAAGTTTAAGTTTCAGCCTagtgatatttataacttagatGAGACGGGGGCAACAACAGTGCAGAGACCACCAAATGTGATAGCACCCAAGGGGCACAAACAGGTGGACCAAGTGACTTCGGCTGAGCGAGGCGAACTGACCACAGTCTGCTGCACCATCAATGCTCAAGGTAATTTCTTGCCACCTTACTTCCTCTTCCCAAGGAAAAGATTTGGCTCCCAATTGATGAATGGTGCACCACCAGGCAGTGGCGGTAGCGGTTCTGCCAAAGGATGGATGACATCTGACATCTTCCTGCTTGTCCTCGAACACGTTGTGAAACATGCCCGCTGTACAAAAGAGAGACCCATATTGCTGATAGAAGACAACCACTCTTCTCATGTGTCGATCCAGGCCATTCAGTACTGCAAAGATAACGGGATAGTGGTTCTGACTTTGCCACCCCACACCAGCGGAAAGCTACAGCCACTGGACAGAACAGTCTACAAATCATTCAAAAACTACTACAACATCGCCTGCAATGACTGGATGGTCAGCAACCCCGGACAGACGATTGGCATCTCTATCATCGCTCAACTTGTTGGGAAGGCCTTCCAACTCTCCttcacacagaaaaacataGTCAGTGGCTTTGCTGCTACTGGGATTTTCCCCTTCAACCGGCTACTTTTCATAGACGACGATTTTCTCGCATCAGCTGTGACCGACAGACCAGACCCTAATCCCAGCGCAGCTCCAGAGGCCGAAGAAGTCGAGCAAGAATTGAATAGTCATAACGAAGCGGGTCCAAGCTCTGCCTCCCCAAGCGCTGCCTCCCCTACCGCCATTACACCCGAAGCTGTAAGGCCCTACCCAAGAGCGCCCCCCAGGAAGCTGCCAGAAGGAGCTCGGAAGAGGAAGAAAACCATCATTGCCACGGATACCCCAGTGAAAGATGCTTTAGAGAAAGAATTCATGGAAAGGGAGGCAAAGAAAAAGGCCAAGACTTCTAAGATTAACCCCAAGACAAAGAAAGCCGTTGTCGAAAAGCCAGTGCCAAAAAAACAGGATGTCCAACCTAAGAAAAAGGGCAGTGCTGTTGGACACTTTGCTAAATTTGACCGCAATTTCAAGAGAAACAGTCATGTAAAGACCCTGTTTTCTGATTCTTCGTCTGATGATGACTTTGGTGACTCCACTGTGGCCTTGGAGACCACAACGTAG